In the genome of Primulina tabacum isolate GXHZ01 chromosome 13, ASM2559414v2, whole genome shotgun sequence, the window TTTTTCTTATCTTTTTTCCTGATATCATGAATGTATTTATAGCCAAAATAAATCGAGGAGAGGATGCCAAGTGTCTAAGGTCATTGACACCTAATGAGGAGAGAATGCCAAGTATCTAAGGTAATTGACATCTCTTATTTATATCAATTATtagaagtaatatatatatatatatatatatatatatatattataaaatcataaatattttttatgattttaatatgagTTTTCAGAACATTAAAATCAGATTATGctcatatttaattatataaagttgtttataattttaaatgaacatatcaaataaaaaagtgaatataaagttatttaatgaaaagttttagcttataaagattcacataaatgcgaacaattaaattaaataataattacaaGGTGACGTAAGAAAACAAGATCTGATGGAGTTCTTCATAGATCGGTTTAAACTGCCTTGACTTTTCACTGGTCTCCCTAAGGAATGTTGCTCTGTCTAGGAGTTAGTTATTTAAAGGGCCTTAGCCCTACCTATCTTTCCTGAGAACACTCTTGAAAAATGTTGATTGTGtcactaaataattattatataaaatgttATGTAAAGCAAAAATTATGATCAGTAAAccatataatttaaataaaatgtgaATTTATTTACCGACAATTGTCTTCAATTGTGTGGGTATCCAGTTTTAATAATTCAACACATCACTTGTACATGATTGTATCAGAATTATTGAATGCAATTCAAAAGCCTTCATCTTCTACAAGCCTTTTCTTCTGAATGTTTTGCTCTAAAAAATTttctcattttattttaaaattcagaaactttatttaattttcaagactTCAAGGAAGAACTTCAAAATGCAACCGAGAACAAAGTTTTGCTACTAATTATATTCAGAAAAATTCTCATGTaagttttttaatattattatgttCGACCTTCAACCTTCAAGTTTCTTACGCAAAACTtccataaataattttttccaaaaatttatgatatctgattttcagaaaatgaaaacaaatatttttaagacACATGTATCACGGTTCTGGTGCCAAATGTTatagtttttcaacaaaatcatGTTTCTATACAACTTTGAAGATGATAAACAATATGCGGAAGCGGATCGAGCGTTACCTCCGGCCATCGAATAATTTGTAAGTTTTCGGTTTCCTCCGATTGAAGCCTTCTAAGTAGTCCAACTCTCTGTAGACAATGTATTTATGTTCTTATAATGTGTGTATTTAGGGACCCTAGTCACCGCTATTTATAGGTATTTCTCATATCATTAATGAGTTGATCGGGAGCTCGAGAGTCAAAAGAAAAGGCGCATGCATGtctcaattttctaaagttgagACGATGTATGTATCGTTTGTAAAAAATGGAGGCTTATGAATGTCCTCATTTCCTAccgtttatttttcttttgatatgattaatttTTCTTACATGTGAAACAATTATAAGCTAAAAAAAGGGTTAAAttattgtcacgccccgagaccgggttatgacaccggcgttgtttaacaaccaCACGATCGAAAAACAACTAGCCTCGTAGTACatcataaaccgaaaccagtttattatcGTAAATTTCCCAAAAGTTCACTGTCTTTACAACTCAAAAGAAATAGAAACATGCGGAAGCGTAAATACACGATACTGAAATCATAAGACAGAATAATCGACGGGTCCCGAATTAGACTGCttcatcaccatccccaaaagtagTCTTGCTCCTCATCCTCAATTTGATTCTCATTCTTATCTGGGTGGgaaagtaaggggtgagtattttggagaaatactcagtaaatgggggccgATCGCGCATGACCATTATCGAGGATATACATAtgaataaattatcaaaatttcaatattaagcatgttgaatcaaatactaacacaaatacgaatatagcactgaaaatcatctcattttctatggttttttttactgatcagtcccctatatgttactcctctaaggggcgaggccaaaggaacggttattataacccaccgcatcagggcctaaacaaagtatatcaaagtttggaatttcctttaccatttctaaatcgagtcattacagtgcatttcaaaaaaattcaaacatgcTTTCACATATTTAACTGATATCGAACAAAGAACAATTCAAGGGATTTCAATAccaaatgaaaatgaatatatcaCGCCGACCgaattttcaaagtcatgtttaatttattttcgaaaCATATTATTCCCACTTAAAAAGAAATAAGTGTGCCAAATAAAATAGTATCAAGAACCCACTTACAAAGAAAGATATatagcaaaagcccacttaccgtatttTGACTGCTCAAGGAAACGTAAACGTGAACGGTGAGATTGCGGCAGAGCTTTGTTACTAGAAGGCGAAGAGCTTCGAGAATACGGTGCTGCTAGAGAGGATTTCGAGAATTTGGATGTGCAAGTTTCGAATGAGGAGCCTTCCTTTTTATAGGCACGAATAATCTGCTACAAGGTAAGCTCTGAAGTCGCTCCACGAATGACGCTGCGTTGATGGCTCCACGAATGACGCTGATGGCTTAATCAATGGGTGATTGCACTAACCTCTCCCGGATGAATGTGGCcactttttggttcaaggtgcTCACTCgagatttatgctgaaatggagTGATTTTGGGTGTATGAGTTCCTCCACAATTGGTGCACTTCCATAGTGCATGGTCTTCacattctcccctccttaatgtaagtttcgtcctcgaaacttggattATCTTGTCCTTCGAAAAGGTAAGGGTAATGGTTTCTCATTTTCTCTTCGagttcccaagtggcttctctttcggtgtgattggaccattgtactttgacgtATGGAATCGTTCGTCGTCTTAGCACTTGGTCTTTGGCATCCACAATTCTGATCGGGACTTCCTTATAAGTAAGGCCTTCATTCAAGTCTCCCCCGATTAAGAGTGGTTCAGCTTCAAGGATGTGGCTTAGATCCGAAACATATCTTCTTAGTTGTGACACATGGAAAACATTATGGATTCTAGACATACTCGGTGGGAGTGCCAATCTGTATGCAAGTGTACCCACTTTCCCTAGAATTTCAAAAGGTCCAACATATCTAGGGTTCAGTTTCCCGGGTTTGTTGAATCAAACCACACCTTTCATTGGTGATACTTTCAAGTATGCTTTATCTCCCGCTATGAATTCCACTGGTCTTCTTTTCAAATTAGCCCAACTTTTCTGTCGGTCTTGTGCCACTTTAAGTCTCTCCTTGATTATAGTGattttatccactgtttcttggatcaatTCGGGTCCAGTGATGGCcttttctcctacttcatcccaatatagtggTGACCGACATTTTCGCCCATACAGAGCTTCATACGGCGCCATTCCGATGCTGCTGTGAAAACTGTTATTGTAAGCAAACTCAATCAAAGGCAAATGTTCACTCCAATTACCGCTAAAGTCTAGGGCACACGCTCTCAGCATGTCTTCTaaagtttgaattgtcctctctgtttgACCATCGGTCTGAGGGTGGTAGGCCGTACTGAGGGTGACCTTAGTTCCCATGGCTTGttgaaaactcttccaaaaacgaGATACAAACCTCGGGTCTCTGTCTGACAAGATGCTGGCTGGAACCCCATGTAATCGTACGATGTtattcatgtacaatgtggctagcttgtccaaattatagttcatgcggactggtaagaaatgcgcagattttgtgagtctatctacgattactcAGATGCCATCATGGctttgtctagactttggtaacccAACCataaagtccatggagatatgttcccatttctattctggaatttctagaggttgaagaagtcctccaggtctttggtgctctgctttgacctgttgGCACACaagacatttggaaacaaatatcGCAACATCCtttttcattccactccaccagaaATTCTTCTTTAagtctctgtacatcttggtactgccaggatggactgaaaatttcgacttatgtgcttctgacattacttcttgtcgaaggttatctatgtctggtacacacaatcgtcctttcatccaaagGACTCCTTTGTCGTCGATCTGAGTATCTTGAGACTTTGCTTCCTTGGCTTGTTCCTTAAGTTTTACTAGAACTGGGTCTCGATCCTGGTTCCACTTGCTGATTTCTCGCAGACATGGTTGAGCGGAGAGTGCAGCTAAGGCAACCTTACTCATATTCCTCCGACTCAAAGCATCAGCTACTTTGTTTGCCTTacctggatggtagcttatggtcaagtcataatccttcaacaGCTCAATCCATcgcctttgtctcatatttaattccttttgggtgacacaagtatttgaggctctggtgGTCCGTGAAGATTTCGCACTTGGAGCCATagagataatgtctccatatcttcaaagcaaagacgacTGCTGCCAGTTCGAGGTCGTGAGTGGGATAATTTCATTCATGCggcttcaactgccttgatgcataggcaatcactcttccttcttgcatgagtacacatcccaACCCTTCCTTCGAtgcgtcactgtagatggtgaaatCCTTATCTTCAGTGGGCAAGACTAACACTGGTGTAGACGCGAGCTTTTCTTTCAATGTCTGAAAACTTTTCTCGCAGTTGTCATCCCAaatgaatttagaattcttTTGAGTAAGCCTTGTTAATGGTACGGCTAtggaagagaatccttcaacgaATTTTCTGTAATAGCCTGCCAATCCAAGAAAGCTTCTAATGTCTGTGGCGTTTCTCGGTTTCGACCAATCTAGAATTGACTCCACTTTCTttggatccactgatactcctgcttCCGATATCACATGCCCTAAAAAGGACACACTGtttagccagaattcacatttcttgaacttggcatAGAGTTCTTTCTCCTTTAAAGTTTGTAGAGTGAGGCGAAGATGCTCTTCGTGATCTTCTTTGCTGGGAGAATAGACAAggatgtcatcaatgaataccACTATGAACCGATCCAGGAACGGCTTGAATACtctgttcattaggtccataaagGCTGCTGGTGTATTTGTCAGACCAAAGGGCATCACGGTGAATTCgtagtgtccataccttgtcCGAAAGGCCGTCTTTGGGATgtcttcagccctgaccttcaatTGGTGGTAGCCCGTTCTCAAATCCAATTTGGAAAATATTGTGGCTCCCTTAAGCTGATCGAACAGGTCATCTATTCTCGGAAGagggtacttgttcttgatagtgatCTTATTCAATTCCCTATAGTcaatgcacagtctcatgctctcatctttcttcttgacaaaaagtactggagctccccatggaGACGCACTTGGTCGAATATGCTTTTTGTCTAACAATTCTTGAACTTGCTCCTTTAGCTCCTTAAGTTcagctggtgccattctgtacggtaCCTTGGAGATGGGTGCCGCTCCAGGCACTAAATTGATTTCGAACTCAATTTCACGATCCGGGACTGTCCCTGGTAGTTCCTCTGGAAAGACGTCTGAGAATTCTCGCACGATAGGGATATCCTCTGGTTTAAGTTCACTCTCCTCCTTCACTACGTTAACCATAGCTAGATAGATATCTTCTCCagatttcatggctttccatgCTTGGGATGCGGAAAGAAGTGATTTTCGTTTCTTGGATTTGCCATGATATACGACTTCTTTTTTGTTCGGGGTTCGGAGCCTGACACTCTTTCCCTTGCAATCTACCATCGCATTATTTCTtgctaaccagtccattcctaAGATGATATCGAActccaccatgtttagttgtATCAATTCTGCTTGGAATAGGTGCTCATTGATACAGATTTTACACTTTCGGTGCACTCTATGCGTTTCGATTGTCTTACTAGTAGGAGTTGCTACTCTAAATGGTTCGACTAGTAATTCAGGTGTAAGCCTTAGTTTCTTAGTGAACCTTTTAGATATAAATGAATGAGTAGCACCACTGTCAAAGAAAACATAAGCTGGCATTTCATTGACAAAAATGGTACCTGCCACGACATCGTTTGCATCATCTGCTTCTTCTTGAGTTATTGCAAACACACGAGCGTTGGGCTTATTCTCCCTTGGCTTGTTGAGGTTAGCATCAGCATTAGGCTTGGTACTTCTCTTCAATGGCTCGGGGCAGTTAGCAATTCGATGCCCTAATTTCCCACAATTGAAACATGCTCCCGTCTGTCGGTGGCATTCTCCAGAATGACGATTATTACATTTGGGGCACATCTTTGGTTCTTGGTAAGTTGGGTGGGACGAAGCACCTTTGAAGGGTCCACTGGACTGATTCGGTCTCTTGAATGGTGGCTTCCCTTGAGATGACTGTCCAGTAAGAGGTCGCTTATTCTTGTTCTCGTTCTCCCGACGCTTGATATCCGTCTCAGCTCTTATCGCTGCTCCCATTAAATCAGCAAAGCTTGTAGGTTGGTAAACTGCTAAGGATGATTGGATACGGCTGATCAAACCCTTCTTGTATATGTGCATCTTTAGAACTTCATCTGCCATGATTGTCGGGGCATAAGTTCCAAGGTCATTGAATTGGGAGGTGTAATCTACCACTGACATGTCTAGAGTTTGCGAGAAGTTCTCAAACTCGCTCAGTTTCTGAAGTCTGACTTCTGCTGAGAAATACTGTTTGAGAAAGACATCTCTGAATTGTTGCCAAGTGATTGCTCTGGCGGCTGTCAGGGTAGGTGAGACGGTTTCCCACCACTTGCTTGCCTTATCCTCCAGGAATGGCACTATCACCTCTACCTTAAGTGCCTCAGGTATCTCTAGCAGTCGCAGTTGGGTTTCCATGCTTTTCAACCAACTCTGGCTACTCTCAGGGTCGGCGTCTCCCTTGAACACTGGGCAACGGTTCTTACGAAGGGACTCATAATGATACTTGATCCCATTCTGTGCCGGTGGTGGTTGTGGCTGCTGATTACCGTTACCATTGGGGTTTCCCAAACCCTGGATAGTTGTTGCCACTATGGTGGCTATAGCCATTAAATCTACTTGGCTCAGGCCCACTCTGGGAGGTGGATTGTCGTCAGCATTCGGATCTTCCTCATTGTTGTTGCGGTTGTTAACGTTTGCGTATCGCGGGTTGCGATTGTTTCGGGGAGGTCTTCCGGCCATCTCCTACAAGCGTACAAGTTTCTAAGATATTTGTTGCACAAACTGATAGAATTCATTGAATAATTTGTGCGAAAATAAATTGACGCCAACAAGTAATCGAAATAAcaacttttattgatttctcaatTAAACATAAACAACTGAATGGGGATTTACTGGAATAGCAACAACGGAAATAAACTAAAATGGTTCACTAAAATATTCTAATCTGCTATCTCTCCATTCCCCACGGCTACGTCAGGTGGGGCTTCTTCCTCCTCGGAATCCTCCTCCGGCACATTCGGGTCTAAAAACTCTGCCAGCTGCATCTGCAGGTCTTGATTCTCCGATTCTAATTCAGTAATCTGTTCCCTATGAGTCAGAATCTTCCCTATCGCGTTGTCCAACTCATTCTTTGCACGCGCGCAGTTTGCTTGATCCTTCTGGATGAGTGCATTTTCTCTTGCCTTCCTTTCGTCTATCTCCTTTGATAGCCTTTGGTTATTTTCTGACAATTGCATGACCACCTTCCAGGACTCTTCCATTCTCTCCTTATCTCTTACCCGTGCGTGACGAGCTTCAGCCAATTCTACGGTACGTCGGTCCAATTCATCCATAGCTTGTTTGGTTTGGCCCCTCGTCAGTTGTAATGACTCTCGCAGTTCGCCGTTATCTTCATTAACGAGTTGGAACATCTCATATACCTGATCGATCCTCTTTTCTGCTGCCAATAGCTTGGTAGTCAGATCCTCCACTTGCTTCCTCCTCTCCAGATTGCTAGCTCTCAGCCTCCTAACCGTCCTATCGTGGTGTGCTAGAGCCAAATCATCTAAACGTATAGGAGACTGAGCGCGCGGGCGAGGTCGGGGACTGTCTAGCTGGAATATCTCTCTATGAGTAATCGAAGCTACACTCTTACGGGCAGTTAAACGTATGCGAGCCATTTCCTGGAAAAAGAGAAATGCTCAGAATATCAAAAATAGGCCAGAATAAAATATCAGAGTCATATAGAGTCAAATaaaggaaaataaataaaacttttcgaaaatttccaaaaatggaaagtttcgGGATAGACATATGGATTCGAAGCACatgtcgagaggattccagAACAGTTGACGGACTCGAATTCGGAGTTTCCTACGAAAAGTTATAGGAGTTACAAAACTTTCCTAAAACGGCAAAATCGAGGTTTCGGAGGCCTAAACGAAGGAATTTCGCGATTTCGCGCTGTAGCTCCCGATTAGGGATGGGGAGTCTTGATCGTTGGGCCGTTTCGGAGGGGATAGCATTGGCCGATTTATAAAATTCCACCGAAAATTTTTCCGAAGATTTTCTTCCCCaaccggattatgaacctggcggctctgataccacttaaatgtcacgccccgagaccggattatgacaccggcgttgtttaacaaccaCACGATCGAAAAACAACTAGCCTCGTAGTACatcataaaccgaaaccagtttattatcGTAAATTTCCCAAAAGTTCACTGTCTTTACAACTCAAAAGAAATAGAAACATGCGGAAGCGTAAATACACGATACTGAAATCATAAGACAGAATAATCGACGGGTCCCGAATTAGACTGCttcatcaccatccccaaaagtagTCTTGCTCCTCATCTTCAATTTGATTATCATTCTTATCTGGGTGGgaaagtaaggggtgagtattttagagaaatactcagtaaatgggggccgATCGCGCATGACCATTATCGAGGATATACATAtgaataaattatcaaaatttcaatgttaagcatgttgaatcaaatactaacacaaatacgaatatagcactgaaaatcatctcattttctatggttttttttactgatcagtcccctatatgttactcctctaaggggcgaggccaaaGGAACAGTTATTATAacccaccgcatcagggcctAAACAAAGTATATCAAAGTTCGGAATTTCCTTTACCATGTCTAAATCGAGtcattacagtgcatttcaaaaaaattcaaacatgcTTTCACATATTTAACTGATATCGAACAAAGAACAATTCAAGGGATTTCAATACCAAATGGAAATGAATATATCACGCCGACCgaattttcaaagtcatgtttaatttattttcgaaaCATATTATGCCCACTTAAAAAGAAATAAGTGTGCCAAATAAAATAGTATCAAGAACCCACTTACAAAGAAAGATATATAGCAAAAGCCCAATTACCGTATTCTGACTGCTCAAGGAAACGTAAACGTGAACGGTGAGATTGCGGCAGAGCTTTGTTACTAGAGGGCGAAGAGCTTCGAGAATACGGTGCTGCTAGAGAGGATTTCGAGAATTTGGATGTGCAAGTTTCGAATGAGGAGCATTCCTTTTTATAGGCACGAATAATCTGCTACAAGGTTAGCTCTGAAGTCGCTCCACGAATGACGCTGCGTTGATGGCTCCACGAATGACGCTGATGGCTTAATCAATGGGTGATTGCACTAACCTCTCCCGGATGAATGTGGCcactttttggttcaaggtgcTCACTCgagatttatgctgaaatggagTGATTTTGGCTGTATGAGTTCCTCCACAATTGGTGCACTTACATAGGGCATGGTCTTCACAATTATGATCTTGTTCAtgtcaaataaagaaaaaaagtaagaagaagaaagaaaatacaGGGTAAGCAATACACATTTCATAATTTAAACCATATGTTTAGCTATAATTTTGTTTTGGTTTTGCAACCACAACTGCTGTTCGTGCTGTAGATTATGCTGATTCGTCGAAGTACTGAATGCATGTTCACCGAAAAATGCATTGAAGGGATCGCTCTCGTTGTGCAAAACCGATGATTCTTGATTCGTATTCTGTACTGAAAACGTTGGAGGTTCTTGAAATGTAGGCGCTACTGCCGTAGATAGCTGCACACGTGATGGTTCAAGATCCAGTAGAAACGGATTGTAGTGATTGTCTTTTGATGGGGCCGTGTCGAATAATACAGGTTCTAAACCGTGTTTCGAAATATCTGCATCTGTTTTCTGTACTAAAAAGGCAATGAAGTTGTCATCATCTGAGGTTTTTGATGAATTCGCTGTCGTTGTTGACATTGTTTCAGCGAGCACAAGCTCCCAATTTTTGGAAACTCTCGAATCAATAGGTTTCGGTTGGTT includes:
- the LOC142521816 gene encoding uncharacterized protein LOC142521816 produces the protein MAGRPPRNNRNPRYANVNNRNNNEEDPNADDNPPPRVGLSQVDLMAIATIVATTIQGLGNPNGNGNQQPQPPPAQNGIKYHYESLRKNRCPVFKGDADPESSQSWLKSMETQLRLLEIPEALKVEVIVPFLEDKASKWWETVSPTLTAARAITWQQFRDVFLKQYFSAEVRLQKLSEFENFSQTLDMSVVDYTSQFNDLGTYAPTIMADEVLKMHIYKKGLISRIQSSLAVYQPTSFADLMGAAIRAETDIKRRENENKNKRPLTGQSSQGKPPFKRPNQSSGPFKGASSHPTYQEPKMCPKCNNRHSGECHRQTGACFNCGKLGHRIANCPEPLKRSTKPNADANLNKPRENKPNARVFAITQEEADDANDVVAGTIFVNEMPAYVFFDSGATHSFISKRFTKKLRLTPELLVEPFRVATPTSKTIETHRVHRKCKICINEHLFQAELIQLNMVEFDIILGMDWLARNNAMVDCKGKSVRLRTPNKKEVVYHGKSKKRKSLLSASQAWKAMKSGEDIYLAMVNVVKEESELKPEDIPIVREFSDVFPEELPGTVPDREIEFEINLVPGAAPISKVPYRMAPAELKELKEQVQELLDKKHIRPSASPWGAPITIKNKYPLPRIDDLFDQLKGATIFSKLDLRTGYHQLKVRAEDIPKTAFRTRYGHYEFTVMPFGLTNTPAAFMDLMNRVFKPFLDRFIVVFIDDILVYSPSKEDHEEHLRLTLQTLKEKELYAKFKKCEFWLNSVSFLGHVISEAGVSVDPKKVESILDWSKPRNATDIRSFLGLAGYYRKFVEGFSSIAVPLTRLTQKNSKFIWDDNCEKSFQTLKEKLASTPVLVLPTEDKDFTIYSDASKEGLGCDYDLTISYHPGKANKVADALSRRNMSKVALAALSAQPCLREISKWNQDRDPVLVKLKEQAKEAKSQDTQIDDKGVLWMKGRLCLATLYMNNIVRLHGVPASILSDRDPRFVSRFWKSFQQAMGTKVTLSTAYHPQTDGQTERTIQTLEDMLRACALDFSGNWSEHLPLIEFAYNNSFHSSIGMAPYEALYGRKCRSPLYWDEVGEKAITGPELIQETVDKITIIKERLKVAQDRQKSWANLKRRPVEFIAGDKAYLKVSPMKGVV